One segment of Mycobacterium spongiae DNA contains the following:
- a CDS encoding non-ribosomal peptide synthetase, with product MTLADGLRDALRSVYRDVLATTEISDDDNFFALGGDSAKAVLITHLLQERVDVTLDFVEVLSNPSVGRLAAALASAQRGSVRPVLGSRVRPVRVALSYAQRRLWFLHKFEGPSATYNIPLVLRLVGDVDVAALRAAVGDVIARHESLRTVFPEVDGVPYQQIVACADVDAPLVVRAVSDGAALDAAVADAVGYRFDLAGEVPVRVELLRRSASEQVLVVVIHHIATDGASMAPLLGDLARAYGARCAGHAPEWSALAVQYADYALWQQELLGDEDDPDSVLSQQVGYWREALAGAPEQMVLPWDRPRPARQSFAGDTVAFSIDPALRADVEGYARRSGATASMVLQAALAVVLHKLGAGDDLSIGGPIAGRTDAALDALVGFFVNTWVLRVDVAGNPTFAQLVDQVRDKALGAYEHQDAPFERLVESLSPARSAAHHPLFQVLFALQNNPWPSLDLPGLDTELLPAHTGTAKFDLFIELVDVPSTPEQPQPWSGSIEYATDLFDPDTIAAFIEQYLTTLRAVIADPGRVVSAVEITTAAQREVLVSQGRGSAEPVGEATLEELVAAQVRRSPQAIAVEDEQLALTYGQLDARADRLADELAGGYGVGPETVVAVVLPRGAALATALLAILKTGAAYLPIDPSYPSSRNTTILADAGARVLITDTATAATLPDTGTAVLVVNSDATLTSSADTESADPTGGGRFVPRRRPSPDNLAYVIYTSGSTGTPKPVAVTHRNVVALFAGLDGCYDGAERDVWAWCHSAAFDLSVWELWGALLCGARVVAVPAETVRAPRELWQFVVDKGITVLGQTPSAFYELMRAERECSTNAADSALRMVVFVGEALDTSRLQGWYPGQRRHAPRLVNMYGPTETTVYATHLELTSTHPAPGASPIGGPLGTVDVFVLDAGLSAVPAGVVGELYIGGAQVGRGYRGRSALTAERFVACPFGPRGSRMYRSGDLVRWNRAGVLEFVGRADEQVKIRGFRIEPGEVEAVLASHPGVAQAVVTVHSTATSTDSAGAVSGDHQLVGYVVASDSAPADHAGEGDLGAQLRRWVGEGLPSYMVPAVVMVVDGLPLTPNGKLDRRALPAPQFVSTAAYREPRDEREGQLVGLFAEVLGLTQVGIDDNFFQLGGHSLTATRLVARIRASVGVEVGVRVVFDAPTVAGLAAWIGAHGGGSVRPVLGSRVRPVRVALSYAQRRLWFLHKFEGPSATYNIPLVLRLVGDVDVAALRAAVGDVIARHESLRTVFPEVDGVPYQQIVACADVDAPLVVRAVSDGAALDAAVADAVGYRFDLAGEVPVRVELLRRSASEQVLVVVIHHIATDGASMAPLLGDLARAYGARCAGHAPEWSALAVQYADYALWQQELLGDEDDPDSVLSQQVGYWREALAGAPEQMVLPWDRPRPARQSFAGDTVAFSIDPALRADVEGYARRSGATASMVLQAALAVVLHKLGAGDDLSIGGPIAGRTDAALDALVGFFVNTWVLRVDVAGNPTFAQLVDQVRDKALGAYEHQDAPFERLVESLSPARSAAHHPLFQVLFALQNNPWPSLDLPGLDTELLPAHTGTAKFDLFIELVDVPSTPEQPQPWSGSIEYATDLFDPDTIAAFIEQYLTTLRAVIADPGRVVSAVEITTAAQREVLVSQGRGSAEPVGEATLEELVAAQVRRSPQAIAVEDEQLALTYGQLDARADRLADELAGGYGVGPETVVAVVLPRGAALATALLAILKTGAAYLPIDPSYPSSRNTTILADAGARVLITDTATAATLPDTGTAVLVVNSDATLTSSADTESADPTGGGRFVPRRRPSPDNLAYVIYTSGSTGTPKPVAITHRNVVALFAGLDGCYGGAERDVWAWCHSPAFDVSGWELWGALLCGARVVAVPTATARSPRELWQFVVDKSITVLGQTPSAFYELMGAESQRPGDADSALRMVVFAGEALDTSRLQGWYPGQRRHAPRLINMYGPTETVHATHLELTGPYPAPGASPIGGPLGTVDVFVLDAGLSAVPAGVVGELYIGGAQVGRGYRGRSALTAERFVACPFGPRGSRMYRSGDLVRWNRAGVLEFVGRADEQVKIRGFRIEPGEVEAVLASHPGVAQAVVTVHSTATSTDSAGAVSGDHQLVGYVVASDSAPADHAGEGDLGAQLRRWVGEGLPSYMVPAVVMVVDGLPLTPNGKLDRRALPAPQFVSTAAYREPRDEREGQLVGLFAEVLGLTQVGIDDNFFQLGGHSLTATRLVARIRASIGVEVGVRVVFDAPTVAGLAAWIGAHGGGSVRPVLGSRVRPVRVALSYAQRRLWFLHKFEGPSATYNIPLVLRLVGDVDVAALRAAVGDVIARHESLRTVFPEVDGVPYQQIVACADVDAPLVVRAVSDGAALDAAVADAVGYRFDLAGEVPVRVELLRRSASEQVLVVVIHHIATDGASMAPLLGDLARAYGARCAGHAPEWSALAVQYADYALWQQELLGDEDDPDSVLSQQVGYWREALAGAPEQMVLPWDRPRPARQSFAGDTVAFSIDPALRADVEGYARRSGATASMVLQAALAVVLHKLGAGDDLSIGGPIAGRTDAALDALVGFFVNTWVLRVDVAGNPTFAQLVDQVRDKALGAYEHQDAPFERLVESLSPARSAAHHPLFQVLFALQNNPWPSLDLPGLDTELLPAHTGTARLDLSMALVDVPSTPEQPQPWSGSIEYATDLFDPDTIAAFIEQYLTTLRAVIADPGRVVSAVEITTAAQREVLVSQGRGSAEPVGEATLEELVAAQVRRSPQAIAVEDEQLALTYGQLDARADRLADELAGGYGVGPETVVAVVLPRGAALATALLAILKTGAAYLPIDPSYPSSRNTTILADAGARVLITDTATAATLPDTGTAVLVVNSDATLTSSADTESADPTGGGRFVPRRRPSPDNLAYVIYTSGSTGTPKPVAITHRNVVALFAGLDRCYGGAERDVWAWCHSPAFDVSGWEVLGALVHGARVVAVPTATARSPRELWQFVVDKSITVLAQTPSAFQEVMAAESPRDADSALRMVILGGEALDTSRLQGWYPGQRRHAPRLINMYGPTETTVSATQLELTGPYPAPGASPIGGPLGTVDVFVLDAGLSAVPAGVVGELYIGGAQVGRGYRGRSALTAERFVACPFGPRGSRMYRSGDLVRWNRAGVLEFVGRADEQVKIRGFRIEPGEVEAVLASHPGVAQAVVTVHSTATSTDSAGAVSGDHQLVGYVVASDSAPADHAGEGDLGAQLRRWVGEGLPSYMVPAVVMVVDGLPLTPNGKLDRRALPAPQFVSTAAYREPRDERERQLVGLFAEVLGLTQVGIDDNFFQLGGHSLTATRLVARIRASIGVEVGVRVVFDAPTVAELAECISQQRQPAAIDRTLRNVHGLKATEATELRASDLKLEKFLDTATLTAAQTVPGPSTEIRTVLLTGATGFLGRYLALALLERLSPVNGTLICLVRADSDDHARRRLDATFDDGDQRLSQHYRSLSGGGSIEALAADKSATRLGVDEQTWQRLADSVDVIVDAAAEVNHVYPYGDLFGANVVGTAELIRLALTSRRKPFSYVSTISVSDQNSSAAFNEDADVRVVSPVRSVDDSGYVNSKWASEVLLRAAHDTCGLPVSVLRCGMILADTAYRGQLNLADWFTRLMLSVAATGIAPGSFYERDAGGNRQRARFDGLPVGFVAESIADIGSRPRGGFATYHLVNSHDKGIGLDEYVDWLIDAGYPINRIDDYDDWLRRFRAAILDLPDRQRQNTLLPLLHNWERPVKPPSECAISNSRFRAALKRSKLGSRTEIPHVSPAVIIKYMTDLKQLGLL from the coding sequence ATGACGCTTGCGGATGGTTTGCGGGATGCGCTGCGGTCAGTTTATCGAGATGTGTTGGCAACGACCGAGATCAGCGACGATGACAATTTCTTCGCGCTGGGCGGGGACTCGGCCAAGGCCGTTCTGATCACGCATCTGCTCCAAGAACGTGTCGACGTCACGCTCGACTTCGTCGAGGTGTTGAGCAATCCCAGCGTCGGTCGGCTTGCCGCGGCGTTGGCGTCCGCACAGAGGGGGTCGGTGCGTCCGGTGTTGGGGTCGCGGGTGCGTCCGGTGCGGGTGGCGTTGTCGTATGCGCAGCGGCGGTTGTGGTTTTTGCACAAGTTTGAGGGTCCCTCGGCGACGTACAACATTCCGTTGGTGTTGCGGTTGGTGGGGGATGTGGATGTGGCGGCGTTGCGGGCGGCTGTGGGTGATGTGATCGCTCGTCATGAGAGCCTGCGCACGGTGTTTCCCGAGGTCGATGGGGTGCCGTATCAACAGATTGTGGCGTGTGCGGATGTTGATGCGCCACTGGTGGTGCGTGCGGTATCCGATGGCGCGGCGCTCGACGCCGCGGTGGCTGATGCGGTGGGGTATCGGTTTGATTTGGCCGGGGAGGTCCCGGTGCGGGTGGAGCTGCTGCGCCGCAGCGCTAGTGAGCAGGTGTTGGTGGTGGTGATTCATCACATCGCCACCGATGGGGCGTCGATGGCGCCGTTGCTGGGGGATCTGGCGCGCGCGTATGGGGCGCGGTGTGCCGGCCACGCCCCGGAGTGGTCTGCGCTGGCGGTGCAGTACGCCGATTACGCGTTGTGGCAGCAGGAGCTGCTCGGTGATGAGGATGACCCCGACAGTGTGCTATCCCAGCAGGTTGGTTATTGGCGGGAGGCGTTGGCGGGGGCGCCCGAGCAGATGGTGTTGCCGTGGGATCGGCCTCGCCCGGCGCGGCAGTCGTTTGCCGGTGACACGGTGGCGTTCAGCATCGACCCCGCGCTGCGTGCTGATGTTGAGGGGTATGCGCGGCGCAGCGGTGCTACCGCGTCGATGGTGTTGCAGGCCGCGTTGGCGGTGGTGCTGCATAAGTTGGGTGCCGGTGATGACCTCAGCATTGGGGGGCCGATCGCTGGGCGTACGGATGCGGCGTTGGATGCGTTGGTCGGGTTTTTCGTCAATACGTGGGTGTTGCGTGTCGATGTGGCGGGTAACCCGACCTTTGCTCAGCTTGTTGATCAGGTGCGCGATAAGGCGTTGGGGGCCTATGAGCACCAGGACGCCCCGTTCGAGCGGTTGGTGGAGTCGCTTAGCCCGGCCCGCTCGGCGGCGCATCACCCGCTGTTTCAGGTGTTGTTTGCGTTGCAGAACAATCCCTGGCCGAGTTTGGATCTGCCCGGACTCGATACCGAGTTGTTGCCTGCGCATACCGGCACCGCGAAGTTCGACTTGTTCATCGAACTGGTTGATGTGCCCAGCACTCCCGAGCAACCGCAGCCCTGGTCTGGGTCGATCGAGTACGCCACCGATTTGTTCGATCCTGACACGATCGCGGCCTTCATCGAGCAGTACCTGACGACGTTGCGGGCGGTCATTGCTGATCCGGGGCGGGTGGTCTCGGCGGTTGAGATCACCACCGCGGCTCAGCGTGAGGTGTTGGTCAGCCAGGGCCGGGGCTCAGCTGAGCCGGTGGGCGAGGCCACCCTGGAGGAGTTGGTCGCTGCGCAGGTGCGCCGTAGCCCGCAGGCCATCGCCGTCGAAGACGAGCAGCTCGCGCTGACTTATGGCCAGCTTGATGCCCGCGCTGACCGGCTGGCAGATGAGTTGGCTGGCGGGTATGGCGTCGGCCCGGAAACCGTGGTGGCGGTGGTGTTGCCGCGGGGGGCGGCACTGGCTACCGCGTTGCTGGCGATCCTGAAGACCGGTGCGGCGTATCTGCCGATCGATCCGAGCTATCCCAGCAGCCGTAACACCACCATCCTCGCCGATGCTGGTGCGCGGGTGCTGATCACCGACACCGCCACCGCCGCGACCCTGCCTGACACCGGCACCGCGGTCCTGGTGGTCAATTCTGACGCGACTCTGACGTCGAGCGCTGACACTGAGTCCGCCGACCCGACCGGCGGTGGGCGTTTTGTGCCCCGGCGCCGGCCCAGCCCGGACAACCTGGCCTATGTCATCTACACCTCCGGGTCCACGGGCACACCCAAACCGGTGGCCGTCACGCACCGCAATGTGGTGGCGTTGTTCGCCGGTCTGGATGGCTGCTACGACGGTGCCGAGCGGGATGTGTGGGCGTGGTGCCATTCCGCGGCGTTCGATTTGTCGGTGTGGGAATTGTGGGGGGCGTTGCTGTGTGGTGCTCGGGTGGTGGCGGTGCCGGCGGAGACGGTGCGCGCACCGCGCGAGCTGTGGCAGTTCGTGGTGGATAAGGGCATCACCGTGCTAGGCCAGACCCCGTCAGCGTTTTATGAGTTGATGCGCGCCGAGCGCGAATGCTCGACGAACGCCGCCGACAGTGCTTTGCGGATGGTGGTATTCGTTGGGGAGGCGTTGGATACCTCCCGGCTGCAGGGCTGGTATCCCGGGCAGCGTAGGCATGCACCGCGGTTGGTCAATATGTATGGGCCCACCGAAACCACGGTGTATGCCACCCATCTCGAGCTGACAAGTACACACCCCGCTCCCGGTGCTTCGCCTATCGGTGGGCCGTTGGGCACTGTCGATGTGTTCGTGCTTGATGCGGGGTTGTCTGCGGTGCCGGCGGGGGTGGTCGGGGAGTTGTATATCGGTGGTGCGCAGGTGGGGCGGGGGTATCGGGGCCGGTCGGCGTTGACCGCGGAGCGGTTTGTGGCCTGCCCGTTCGGGCCCCGGGGCTCGCGGATGTATCGCAGTGGTGATCTGGTGCGCTGGAACCGCGCCGGGGTATTGGAGTTCGTTGGTCGTGCTGATGAGCAAGTCAAGATCCGCGGTTTCCGTATCGAACCCGGCGAAGTCGAAGCAGTATTGGCCTCCCACCCGGGTGTTGCCCAGGCGGTGGTGACTGTCCACAGCACTGCAACCAGCACCGATAGTGCGGGTGCGGTCAGTGGCGATCACCAGCTGGTGGGCTATGTGGTGGCCAGCGACAGCGCGCCAGCCGATCACGCTGGCGAGGGGGACCTGGGTGCGCAGTTGCGGCGGTGGGTTGGTGAGGGGTTGCCGTCCTACATGGTGCCGGCGGTGGTGATGGTGGTTGATGGGTTGCCGTTGACGCCGAACGGGAAACTGGATCGTCGAGCACTGCCCGCCCCGCAGTTCGTGTCTACGGCGGCCTATCGGGAGCCGCGTGATGAGCGCGAGGGTCAGCTGGTGGGGTTGTTCGCCGAGGTGTTGGGGCTGACCCAAGTCGGTATCGACGACAACTTTTTCCAGTTGGGTGGGCATTCCCTGACCGCGACGCGGCTGGTGGCCCGGATCCGGGCCAGTGTCGGGGTGGAGGTCGGCGTGCGGGTGGTCTTCGACGCCCCCACGGTGGCCGGGTTGGCTGCTTGGATCGGGGCTCATGGTGGGGGGTCGGTGCGTCCGGTGTTGGGGTCGCGGGTGCGTCCGGTGCGGGTGGCGTTGTCGTATGCGCAGCGGCGGTTGTGGTTTTTGCACAAGTTTGAGGGTCCCTCGGCGACGTACAACATTCCGTTGGTGTTGCGGTTGGTGGGGGATGTGGATGTGGCGGCGTTGCGGGCGGCTGTGGGTGATGTGATCGCTCGTCATGAGAGCCTGCGCACGGTGTTTCCCGAGGTCGATGGGGTGCCGTATCAACAGATTGTGGCGTGTGCGGATGTTGATGCGCCACTGGTGGTGCGTGCGGTATCCGATGGCGCGGCGCTCGACGCCGCGGTGGCTGATGCGGTGGGGTATCGGTTTGATTTGGCCGGGGAGGTCCCGGTGCGGGTGGAGCTGCTGCGCCGCAGCGCTAGTGAGCAGGTGTTGGTGGTGGTGATTCATCACATCGCCACCGATGGGGCGTCGATGGCGCCGTTGCTGGGGGATCTGGCGCGCGCGTATGGGGCGCGGTGTGCCGGCCACGCCCCGGAGTGGTCTGCGCTGGCGGTGCAGTACGCCGATTACGCGTTGTGGCAGCAGGAGCTGCTCGGTGATGAGGATGACCCCGACAGTGTGCTATCCCAGCAGGTTGGTTATTGGCGGGAGGCGTTGGCGGGGGCGCCCGAGCAGATGGTGTTGCCGTGGGATCGGCCTCGCCCGGCGCGGCAGTCGTTTGCCGGTGACACGGTGGCGTTCAGCATCGACCCCGCGCTGCGCGCTGATGTTGAGGGGTATGCGCGGCGCAGCGGTGCTACCGCGTCGATGGTGTTGCAGGCCGCGTTGGCGGTGGTGCTGCATAAGTTGGGTGCCGGTGATGACCTCAGCATTGGGGGGCCGATCGCTGGGCGTACGGATGCGGCGTTGGATGCGTTGGTCGGGTTTTTCGTCAATACGTGGGTGTTGCGTGTCGATGTGGCGGGTAACCCGACCTTTGCTCAGCTTGTTGATCAGGTGCGCGATAAGGCGTTGGGGGCCTATGAGCACCAGGACGCCCCGTTCGAGCGGTTGGTGGAGTCGCTTAGCCCGGCCCGCTCGGCGGCGCATCACCCGCTGTTTCAGGTGTTGTTTGCGTTGCAGAACAATCCCTGGCCGAGTTTGGATCTGCCCGGACTCGATACCGAGTTGTTGCCTGCGCATACCGGCACCGCGAAGTTCGACTTGTTCATCGAACTGGTTGATGTGCCCAGCACTCCCGAGCAACCGCAGCCCTGGTCTGGGTCGATCGAGTACGCCACCGATTTGTTCGATCCTGACACGATCGCGGCCTTCATCGAGCAGTACCTGACGACGTTGCGGGCGGTCATTGCTGATCCGGGGCGGGTGGTCTCGGCGGTTGAGATCACCACCGCGGCTCAGCGTGAGGTGTTGGTCAGCCAGGGCCGGGGCTCAGCTGAGCCGGTGGGCGAGGCCACCCTGGAGGAGTTGGTCGCTGCGCAGGTGCGCCGTAGCCCGCAGGCCATCGCCGTCGAAGACGAGCAGCTCGCGCTGACTTATGGCCAGCTTGATGCCCGCGCTGACCGGCTGGCAGATGAGTTGGCTGGCGGGTATGGCGTCGGCCCGGAAACCGTGGTGGCGGTGGTGTTGCCGCGGGGGGCGGCACTGGCTACCGCGTTGCTGGCGATCCTGAAGACCGGTGCGGCGTATCTGCCGATCGATCCGAGCTATCCCAGCAGCCGTAACACCACCATCCTCGCCGATGCTGGTGCGCGGGTGCTGATCACCGACACCGCCACCGCCGCGACCCTGCCTGACACCGGCACCGCGGTCCTGGTGGTCAATTCTGACGCGACTCTGACGTCGAGCGCTGACACTGAGTCCGCCGACCCGACCGGCGGTGGGCGTTTTGTGCCCCGGCGCCGGCCCAGCCCGGACAACCTGGCCTATGTCATCTACACCTCCGGGTCCACGGGCACACCCAAACCGGTGGCCATCACGCACCGCAATGTGGTGGCGTTGTTCGCCGGTCTGGATGGCTGCTATGGCGGTGCCGAGCGGGATGTGTGGGCCTGGTGCCATTCCCCGGCGTTCGATGTCTCGGGCTGGGAATTGTGGGGCGCGTTGCTGTGTGGTGCTCGGGTGGTGGCCGTGCCGACGGCGACGGCACGATCACCGCGAGAACTCTGGCAATTCGTTGTCGACAAGAGCATCACCGTGCTGGGTCAGACCCCGTCAGCGTTTTATGAGTTGATGGGCGCCGAGTCCCAACGGCCCGGCGACGCCGACAGTGCTTTGCGGATGGTGGTGTTCGCTGGGGAGGCGTTGGATACCTCCCGGCTGCAGGGCTGGTATCCCGGGCAGCGTAGGCATGCACCGCGGTTGATCAACATGTACGGGCCCACCGAAACGGTGCATGCCACCCATCTCGAGCTGACTGGCCCATACCCCGCTCCCGGTGCTTCGCCTATCGGTGGGCCGTTGGGCACTGTCGATGTGTTCGTGCTTGATGCGGGGTTGTCTGCGGTGCCGGCGGGGGTGGTCGGGGAGTTGTATATCGGTGGTGCGCAGGTGGGGCGGGGGTATCGGGGCCGGTCGGCGTTGACCGCGGAGCGGTTTGTGGCCTGCCCGTTCGGGCCCCGGGGCTCGCGGATGTATCGCAGTGGTGATCTGGTGCGCTGGAACCGCGCCGGGGTATTGGAGTTCGTTGGTCGTGCTGATGAGCAAGTCAAGATCCGCGGTTTCCGTATCGAACCCGGCGAAGTCGAAGCAGTATTGGCCTCCCACCCGGGTGTTGCCCAGGCGGTGGTGACTGTCCACAGCACTGCAACCAGCACCGATAGTGCGGGTGCGGTCAGTGGCGATCACCAGCTGGTGGGCTATGTGGTGGCCAGCGACAGCGCGCCAGCCGATCACGCTGGCGAGGGGGACCTGGGTGCGCAGTTGCGGCGGTGGGTTGGTGAGGGGTTGCCGTCCTACATGGTGCCGGCGGTGGTGATGGTGGTTGATGGGTTGCCGTTGACGCCGAACGGGAAACTGGATCGTCGAGCACTGCCCGCCCCGCAGTTCGTGTCTACGGCGGCCTATCGGGAGCCGCGTGATGAGCGCGAGGGTCAGCTGGTGGGGTTGTTCGCCGAGGTGTTGGGGCTGACCCAAGTCGGTATCGACGACAACTTTTTCCAGTTGGGTGGGCATTCCCTGACCGCGACGCGGCTGGTGGCCCGGATCCGGGCCAGTATCGGGGTGGAGGTCGGCGTGCGGGTGGTCTTCGACGCCCCCACGGTGGCCGGGTTGGCTGCTTGGATCGGGGCTCATGGTGGGGGGTCGGTGCGTCCGGTGTTGGGGTCGCGGGTGCGTCCGGTGCGGGTGGCGTTGTCGTATGCGCAGCGGCGGTTGTGGTTTTTGCACAAGTTTGAGGGTCCCTCGGCGACGTACAACATTCCGTTGGTGTTGCGGTTGGTGGGGGATGTGGATGTGGCGGCGTTGCGGGCGGCTGTGGGTGATGTGATCGCTCGTCATGAGAGCCTGCGCACGGTGTTTCCCGAGGTCGATGGGGTGCCGTATCAACAGATTGTGGCGTGTGCGGATGTTGATGCGCCACTGGTGGTGCGTGCGGTATCCGATGGCGCGGCGCTCGACGCCGCGGTGGCTGATGCGGTGGGGTATCGGTTTGATTTGGCCGGGGAGGTCCCGGTGCGGGTGGAGCTGCTGCGCCGCAGCGCTAGTGAGCAGGTGTTGGTGGTGGTGATTCATCACATCGCCACCGATGGGGCGTCGATGGCGCCGTTGCTGGGGGATCTGGCGCGCGCGTATGGGGCGCGGTGTGCCGGCCACGCCCCGGAGTGGTCTGCGCTGGCGGTGCAGTACGCCGATTACGCGTTGTGGCAGCAGGAGCTGCTCGGTGATGAGGATGACCCCGACAGTGTGCTATCCCAGCAGGTTGGTTATTGGCGGGAGGCGTTGGCGGGGGCGCCCGAGCAGATGGTGTTGCCGTGGGATCGGCCTCGCCCGGCGCGGCAGTCGTTTGCCGGTGACACGGTGGCGTTCAGCATCGACCCCGCGCTGCGTGCTGATGTTGAGGGGTATGCGCGGCGCAGCGGTGCTACCGCGTCGATGGTGTTGCAGGCCGCGTTGGCGGTGGTGCTGCATAAGTTGGGTGCCGGTGATGACCTCAGCATTGGGGGGCCGATCGCTGGGCGTACCGATGCGGCGTTGGATGCGTTGGTCGGGTTTTTCGTCAATACGTGGGTGTTGCGTGTCGATGTGGCGGGTAACCCGACCTTTGCTCAGCTTGTTGATCAGGTGCGCGATAAGGCGTTGGGGGCCTATGAGCACCAGGACGCCCCGTTCGAGCGGTTGGTGGAGTCGCTTAGCCCGGCCCGCTCGGCGGCGCATCACCCGCTGTTTCAGGTGTTGTTTGCGTTGCAGAACAATCCCTGGCCGAGTTTGGATCTGCCCGGACTCGATACCGAGTTGTTGCCTGCGCATACCGGCACCGCCAGACTCGACTTGTCCATGGCTCTGGTTGATGTGCCCAGCACTCCCGAGCAACCGCAGCCCTGGTCTGGGTCGATCGAGTACGCCACCGATTTGTTCGATCCTGACACGATCGCGGCCTTCATCGAGCAGTACCTGACGACGTTGCGGGCGGTCATTGCTGATCCGGGGCGGGTGGTCTCGGCGGTTGAGATCACCACCGCGGCTCAGCGTGAGGTGTTGGTCAGCCAGGGCCGGGGCTCAGCTGAGCCGGTGGGCGAGGCCACCCTGGAGGAGTTGGTCGCTGCGCAGGTGCGCCGTAGCCCGCAGGCCATCGCCGTCGAAGACGAGCAGCTCGCGCTGACTTATGGCCAGCTTGATGCCCGCGCTGACCGGCTGGCAGATGAGTTGGCTGGCGGGTATGGCGTCGGCCCGGAAACCGTGGTGGCGGTGGTGTTGCCGCGGGGGGCGGCACTGGCTACCGCGTTGCTGGCGATCCTGAAGACCGGTGCGGCGTATCTGCCGATCGATCCGAGCTATCCCAGCAGCCGTAACACCACCATCCTCGCCGATGCTGGTGCGCGGGTGCTGATCACCGACACCGCCACCGCCGCGACCCTGCCTGACACCGGCACCGCGGTCCTGGTGGTCAATTCTGACGCGACTCTGACGTCGAGCGCTGACACTGAGTCCGCCGACCCGACCGGCGGTGGGCGTTTTGTGCCCCGGCGCCGGCCCAGCCCGGACAACCTGGCCTATGTCATCTACACCTCCGGGTCCACGGGCACACCCAAACCGGTGGCCATCACGCACCGCAATGTGGTGGCGTTGTTCGCCGGTCTGGACCGCTGCTATGGCGGTGCCGAGCGGGATGTGTGGGCCTGGTGCCATTCCCCGGCGTTCGATGTCTCGGGCTGGGAGGTCCTGGGGGCGCTGGTGCATGGTGCTCGGGTGGTGGCCGTGCCGACGGCGACGGCACGATCACCGCGGGAACTCTGGCAATTCGTTGTCGACAAGAGCATCACCGTGCTGGCTCAAACCCCGTCAGCCTTTCAAGAGGTGATGGCCGCCGAGTCCCCCCGGGACGCCGACAGTGCATTGCGGATGGTGATCTTGGGCGGGGAGGCGTTGGATACCTCCCGGCTGCAGGGCTGGTATCCCGGGCAGCGTAGGCATGCACCGCGGTTGATCAACATGTACGGGCCCACCGAAACCACGGTGTCTGCCACCCAGCTCGAGCTGACTGGCCCGTACCCCGCTCCCGGTGCTTCGCCTATCGGTGGGCCGTTGGGCACTGTCGATGTGTTCGTGCTTGATGCGGGGTTGTCTGCGGTGCCGGCGGGGGTGGTCGGGGAGTTGTATATCGGTGGTGCGCAGGTGGGGCGGGGGTATCGGGGCCGGTCGGCGTTGACCGCGGAGCGGTTTGTGGCCTGCCCGTTCGGGCCCCGGGGCTCGCGGATGTATCGCAGTGGTGATCTGGTGCGCTGGAACCGCGCCGGGGTATTGGAGTTCGTTGGTCGTGCTGATGAGCAAGTCAAGATCCGCGGTTTCCGTATCGAACCCGGCGAAGTCGAAGCAGTATTGGCCTCCCACCCGGGTGTTGCCCAGGCGGTGGTGACTGTCCACAGCACTGCAACCAGCACCGATAGTGCGGGTGCGGTCAGTGGCGATCACCAGCTGGTGGGCTATGTGGTGGCCAGCGACAGCGCGCCAGCCGATCACGCTGGCGAGGGGGACCTGGGTGCGCAGTTGCGGCGGTGGGTTGGTGAGGGGTTGCCGTCCTACATGGTGCCGGCGGTGGTGATGGTGGTTGATGGGTTGCCGTTGACGCCGAACGGGAAACTGGATCGTCGAGCACTGCCCGCCCCGCAGTTCGTGTCTACGGCGGCCTATCGGGAGCCGCGTGATGAGCGCGAGCGCCAGCTGGTGGGGTTGTTCGCCGAGGTGTTGGGGCTGACCCAAGTCGGTATCGATGACAACTTTTTCCAGTTGGGTGGGCATTCCCTGACCGCGACACGGCTGGTGGCCCGGATCCGGGCCAGTATCGGGGTGGAGGTCGGCGTGCGGGTGGTCTTCGACGCCCCCACGGTGGCCGAGTTAGCCGAATGCATTTCCCAACAACGCCAACCAGCCGCCATCGATCGCACGTTGCGCAACGTCCACGGCCTCAAAGCCACCGAAGCCACCGAACTGCGCGCCAGTGACCTCAAACTCGAGAAGTTCCTCGACACCGCGACGCTTACGGCCGCGCAAACGGTGCCAGGGCCAAGCACCGAGATCCGAACCGTGCTGCTAACCGGAGCCACCGGTTTCCTCGGACGTTACCTAGCACTGGCTTTACTGGAACGGCTATCACCAGTAAACGGCACGCTGATATGCCTCGTGCGAGCCGACAGCGACGACCACGCGCGTCGCCGCCTCGACGCCACCTTTGACGACGGCGACCAGCGACTATCGCAGCATTACCGTTCCCTTAGCGGCGGCGGGAGTATTGAAGCGCTCGCCGCAGACAAGAGCGCAACCCGTCTGGGGGTCGACGAACAGACCTGGCAGCGGCTGGCGGACAGTGTCGATGTGATCGTGGACGCCGCCGCGGAGGTGAACCACGTATACCCGTATGGGGACCTGTTCGGCGCGAACGTTGTCGGCACCGCCGAACTGATCCGCCTCGCTCTGACCTCCAGACGCAAGCCGTTCAGCTACGTGTCAACGATCAGTGTGAGCGACCAGAATTCGTCCGCTGCATTCAACGAGGATGCTGACGTCCGCGTCGTTAGCCCGGTGCGCTCAGTCGACGACAGTGGTTATGTCAACAGCAAATGGGCCAGCGAGGTGCTCCTGCGTGCCGCGCACGACACATGCGGTCTGCCGGTCTCGGTGTTGCGTTGCGGAATGATCCTGGCCGACACCGCATATCGCGGCCAGCTCAACTTGGCGGACTGGTTCACTCGCCTGATGCTGAGCGTGGCCGCCACCGGCATCGCGCCAGGCTCATTTTATGAGCGCGACGCGGGTGGCAACCGACAGCGTGCGCGTTTCGACGGGTTGCCCGTGGGATTCGTTGCCGAATCAATTGCGGATATCGGGAGCCGGCCCCGCGGGGGTTTCGCCACCTACCACCTGGTGAACTCCCACGACAAGGGAATCGGCCTCGACGAATACGTTGACTGGCTTATTGACGCGGGTTATCCCATTAATCGCATCGACGACTATGACGATTGGTTGCGGAGGTTCAGAGCCGCGATCTTGGACTTGCCAGATCGACAACGTCAGAACACCCTCTTGCCTTTGCTACATAACTGGGAACGGCCCGTAAAGCCACCAAGTGAATGCGCTATTTCCAACAGCCGTTTCAGGGCCGCTCTAAAACGAAGTAAACTTGGCTCAAGAACCGAAATTCCACACGTCTCGCCGGCGGTCATCATCAAATATATGACAGACCTAAAACAGCTCGGATTGCTCTGA